In the Sebastes fasciatus isolate fSebFas1 chromosome 20, fSebFas1.pri, whole genome shotgun sequence genome, one interval contains:
- the map3k14b gene encoding mitogen-activated protein kinase kinase kinase 14 isoform X3 — translation MHSDREMAIPQMFNSNTPFIIVTGGSELSFLGKEDDSQGCEEEKDSLVQAIAPHLSRVMQHGTAKHMITEGRHVAEENPFVSIVAQAEREDFQEFSPTNTQCPYSRCQLLKKHRSVSMETALLSDTEDEDFDVAAKLPSLHHLQRKQRRKPRRRSQEDGEQPPIIQGLWVQEIDWLKSTGRETTSSSAEIIPPPPQFTDCSHGDSECVRGLEDVSLSDDRGDSDSDCGLEQDSDSIYTHESESDSSCAAEDATQTPDSFKARMSSLTFDRMQVSGFTSCSHSKWDSDSTGCVQSLLGVSDSSDTPSAVNASQCAFGLEDMSDIDTVLDGLRGIVTRLPKLFVSPFFRGLIKQTLNDRETSTPVNEGLIFHHLLEPSSSQYREGEEYCVLHHIQNGSYGDVLCVRDQRTGFTCAAKRVSQERIPLSHFSSEEVSTWSALNSPRVVELFGAVREGLNVVLFMDLKPACLAQLLKEMKSLPEDLALHYLHQSLGALEHLHHRKVLHLDVKVDNVLLSADCRDTFLCDFGLSETLDDNGWSTNAFRGAAFPGTETHMAPEVARGDQLCAKVDVWSSCCMLLHMLNGCHPWIRYYSHPLCLQIVDEPPPLWEVPSNCNNFTAKVFRAGLQKDPDRRASAKELRRKTTKALRAVGGLSPWSVKSACEKLHHNKSQNEDAPCSLSTKPSAPMYWVSPWRTTAVDEDSNDSADGDSDSEVEADSLTREWEPKSLQDDYAADGRDWDSCSGSEVDIYMAEEEQDQEKWLKSDGDYEGDWEEEGDEEEEEEEEEEWDSSVSTGYLRALRGIFPLLQKGQQTNENSWGSEPELEYLRDDVAIGTRIQTPSPEPRDDPPSCFSCSDSSQLDASEKESDHSSDDLSSGVFSSCNSQTDGHMEWLTSANQHSSHCFEGVDIWIENVQGECLRIRERRQVKVGHVAIGISDQISGKAFTLETLDRKTVSFEQEIRESCLWLRCVPAPDRCQRWRWRVRDGKLELRE, via the exons ATGCACAGCGACAGAGAAATGGCCATACCCCAGATGTTTAACTCCAACACGCCGTTCATCATCGTCACCGGAGGATCTGAACTCTCCTTTCTTGGCAAAGAGGACGACAGTCAGGGATGCGAGGAGGAGAAGGACTCGCTGGTCCAAGCCATCGCCCCACATCTGAGTCGGGTGATGCAGCACGGCACCGCCAAACACATGATCACCGAGGGGCGCCACGTGGCCGAGGAGAATCCCTTTGTCTCCATAGTGGCACAGGCAGAGA GAGAAGACTTTCAGGAGTTCAGTCCTACCAACACTCAGTGCCCTTACTCAAGATGTCAGCTGCTCAAAAAGCACAG GTCTGTCAGCATGGAAACCGCCCTCCTGAGTGACACGGAGGACGAGGACTTCGACGTGGCCGCCAAACTCCCATCACTCCATCACCTCCAGAGGAAACAACGCAGGAAACCCAGAAGACGGAGCCAGGAGGACGGAGAGCAACCTCCAATCATCCAGGGTCTGTGGGTGCAGGAGATTGATTGGCTGAAATCGACAGGCAGAGAGACGACGTCATCATCGGCTGAGATCATACCGCCTCCTCCTCAGTTTACTGACTGCAGCCATGGAGACTCTGAGTGTGTCAGAGGATTAGAGGATGTGTCGCTATCAGACGACAGAGGAGACTCAGACTCTGATTGCGGCCTGGAGCAggactctgactctatttacacTCACGAGAGCGAGTCAGACTCGTCCTGCGCTGCAGAGGACGCCACACAAACACCTGatagttttaaagccagaatgTCAAGTTTAACCTTTGACCGGATGCAGGTGTCCGGTTTTACCTCCTGCTCTCATTCCAAGTGGGATTCAGACTCTACAGGGTGCGTTCAAAGCCTGCTGGGAGTTTCAGATTCCAGCGACACCCCCAGCGCTGTGAATGCATCCCAGTGTGCCTTTGGTTTGGAGGACATGAGTGACATTGACACAGTTTTGGACGGCCTCAGAGGCATAGTGACGCGGCTGCCAAAGCTCTTTGTTTCACCGTTCTTTAGAGGTTTGATCAAACAGACTCTGAACGACAGGGAGACCAGCACGCCTGTCAATGAAGGACTCATATTTCACCAT CTACTCGAGCCCAGCAGCAGTCAGTACCGTGAGGGAGAGGAGTACTGCGTCCTGCACCACATCCAGAACGGCTCCTACGGTGACGTGCTCTGTGTCCGGGACCAGAGGACTGGATTCACATGTGCTGCCAAGAGGGTAAGCCAAGAAAGA ATTCCTCTGAGTCACTTCAGCAGCGAGGAGGTGAGCACGTGGAGCGCTCTCAACTCGCCTCGTGTTGTGGAGCTCTTTGGGGCTGTGAGGGAGGGCCTCAACGTTGTGCTCTTCATGGACCTGAAGCCAG CATGTTTGGCCCAGCTTCTGAAAGAGATGAAGTCCCTACCAGAGGATTTGGCCCTGCACTACCTGCATCAGTCACTGGGGGCGCTAGAGCACCTGCACCACAGGAAGGTCCTCCACCTGGATGTCAAAG TTGACAATGTGCTGCTgtctgcagactgcagagacaCATTCCTCTGTGACTTTGGTCTCTCAGAGACACTCGATGACAACGGATGGAGCACCAATGCGTTCAGGG GAGCGGCGTTCCCCGGCACAGAGACCCACATGGCCCCCGAGGTGGCACGAGGGGATCAACTGTGCGCCAAGGTGGACGTGTGGAGCAGCTGCTGTATGCTACTGCACATGCTCAACGGATGCCACCCGTGGATACGCTACTACTCCCACCCGCTGTGTCTCCAG ATTGTCGATGAGCCTCCTCCTCTGTGGGAGGTGCCGTCCAACTGCAACAACTTCACGGCCAAAGTGTTCAGAGCCGGACTCCAGAAAGATCCTGACAGACGAGCGTCGGCGAAGGAGCTCCGGAGGAAAACCACCAAGGCCCTCAGAGCAG TTGGAGGTTTGAGTCCCTGGTCCGTCAAAAGTGCCTGTGAGAAGCTGCATCACAACAAGAGCCAGAATGAGGACGCCCCTTGCTCTTTGTCAACTAAACCATCAGCCCCGATGTACTGGGTGAGTCCCTGGAGGACCACCGCAGTGGACGAGGACAGCAATGACTCGGCGGATGGTGACTCAGACTCTGAAGTGGAGGCCGACTCCTTAACGAGGGAATGGGAGCCTAAATCCCTGCAGGATGATTACGCCGCAGACGGAAGAGACTGGGACTCCTGCTCTGGTTCAGAGGTGGATATATACATGGCAGAGGAGGAGCAAGATCAGGAGAAGTGGCTGAAGAGTGACGGGGACTATGAGGGGGACtgggaagaggaaggagatgaagaggaggaggaggaggaggaggaagagtgggACTCCTCTGTGTCTACAGGGTATCTCCGTGCTCTCCGGGGAATTTTCCCTTTGCTGCAAAAAGGCCAACAGACAAATGAGAATTCATGGGGATCAGAGCCGGAGCTGGAATACCTCCGAGACG ATGTAGCCATCGGCACCAGAATCCAGACCCCGTCCCCTGAACCTCGAGACGACCCTCCGTCCTGTTTCAGCTGCTCGGACTCATCACAGCTGGATGCCTCAGAGAAG GAGTCTGATCACTCGTCTGATGATCTGAGCTCTGGAGTCTTTTCCTCCTGCAACAGTCAGACAGACGGACACATGGAGTGGTTGACCTCAGCCAATCAGCACTCCTCGCACTGCTTCGAAG GTGTTGACATCTGGATAGAGAACGTCCAGGGCGAGTGTCTGAGGATTCGTGAACGCCGGCAGGTCAAAGTGGGACACGTTGCTATCGGAATCAGTGATCAG ATCTCAGGGAAAGCCTTCACGTTGGAGACCCTGGACAGGAAGACGGTGTCCTTTGAACAAGAGATCAGAGAGTCCTGTCTGTGGCTGCGCTGCGTTCCTGCTCCTGACAGATGTCAGCGCTGGAGGTGGAGAGTCAGAGACGGCAAGCTGGAGCTGAGAGAATGA
- the map3k14b gene encoding mitogen-activated protein kinase kinase kinase 14 isoform X1, whose translation MHSDREMAIPQMFNSNTPFIIVTGGSELSFLGKEDDSQGCEEEKDSLVQAIAPHLSRVMQHGTAKHMITEGRHVAEENPFVSIVAQAEREDFQEFSPTNTQCPYSRCQLLKKHRSVSMETALLSDTEDEDFDVAAKLPSLHHLQRKQRRKPRRRSQEDGEQPPIIQGLWVQEIDWLKSTGRETTSSSAEIIPPPPQFTDCSHGDSECVRGLEDVSLSDDRGDSDSDCGLEQDSDSIYTHESESDSSCAAEDATQTPDSFKARMSSLTFDRMQVSGFTSCSHSKWDSDSTGCVQSLLGVSDSSDTPSAVNASQCAFGLEDMSDIDTVLDGLRGIVTRLPKLFVSPFFRGLIKQTLNDRETSTPVNEGLIFHHLLEPSSSQYREGEEYCVLHHIQNGSYGDVLCVRDQRTGFTCAAKRVSQERIPLSHFSSEEVSTWSALNSPRVVELFGAVREGLNVVLFMDLKPACLAQLLKEMKSLPEDLALHYLHQSLGALEHLHHRKVLHLDVKVDNVLLSADCRDTFLCDFGLSETLDDNGWSTNAFRGAAFPGTETHMAPEVARGDQLCAKVDVWSSCCMLLHMLNGCHPWIRYYSHPLCLQIVDEPPPLWEVPSNCNNFTAKVFRAGLQKDPDRRASAKELRRKTTKALRAGRRVTCSGIIFICIIMMIINVGGLSPWSVKSACEKLHHNKSQNEDAPCSLSTKPSAPMYWVSPWRTTAVDEDSNDSADGDSDSEVEADSLTREWEPKSLQDDYAADGRDWDSCSGSEVDIYMAEEEQDQEKWLKSDGDYEGDWEEEGDEEEEEEEEEEWDSSVSTGYLRALRGIFPLLQKGQQTNENSWGSEPELEYLRDDVAIGTRIQTPSPEPRDDPPSCFSCSDSSQLDASEKESDHSSDDLSSGVFSSCNSQTDGHMEWLTSANQHSSHCFEGVDIWIENVQGECLRIRERRQVKVGHVAIGISDQISGKAFTLETLDRKTVSFEQEIRESCLWLRCVPAPDRCQRWRWRVRDGKLELRE comes from the exons ATGCACAGCGACAGAGAAATGGCCATACCCCAGATGTTTAACTCCAACACGCCGTTCATCATCGTCACCGGAGGATCTGAACTCTCCTTTCTTGGCAAAGAGGACGACAGTCAGGGATGCGAGGAGGAGAAGGACTCGCTGGTCCAAGCCATCGCCCCACATCTGAGTCGGGTGATGCAGCACGGCACCGCCAAACACATGATCACCGAGGGGCGCCACGTGGCCGAGGAGAATCCCTTTGTCTCCATAGTGGCACAGGCAGAGA GAGAAGACTTTCAGGAGTTCAGTCCTACCAACACTCAGTGCCCTTACTCAAGATGTCAGCTGCTCAAAAAGCACAG GTCTGTCAGCATGGAAACCGCCCTCCTGAGTGACACGGAGGACGAGGACTTCGACGTGGCCGCCAAACTCCCATCACTCCATCACCTCCAGAGGAAACAACGCAGGAAACCCAGAAGACGGAGCCAGGAGGACGGAGAGCAACCTCCAATCATCCAGGGTCTGTGGGTGCAGGAGATTGATTGGCTGAAATCGACAGGCAGAGAGACGACGTCATCATCGGCTGAGATCATACCGCCTCCTCCTCAGTTTACTGACTGCAGCCATGGAGACTCTGAGTGTGTCAGAGGATTAGAGGATGTGTCGCTATCAGACGACAGAGGAGACTCAGACTCTGATTGCGGCCTGGAGCAggactctgactctatttacacTCACGAGAGCGAGTCAGACTCGTCCTGCGCTGCAGAGGACGCCACACAAACACCTGatagttttaaagccagaatgTCAAGTTTAACCTTTGACCGGATGCAGGTGTCCGGTTTTACCTCCTGCTCTCATTCCAAGTGGGATTCAGACTCTACAGGGTGCGTTCAAAGCCTGCTGGGAGTTTCAGATTCCAGCGACACCCCCAGCGCTGTGAATGCATCCCAGTGTGCCTTTGGTTTGGAGGACATGAGTGACATTGACACAGTTTTGGACGGCCTCAGAGGCATAGTGACGCGGCTGCCAAAGCTCTTTGTTTCACCGTTCTTTAGAGGTTTGATCAAACAGACTCTGAACGACAGGGAGACCAGCACGCCTGTCAATGAAGGACTCATATTTCACCAT CTACTCGAGCCCAGCAGCAGTCAGTACCGTGAGGGAGAGGAGTACTGCGTCCTGCACCACATCCAGAACGGCTCCTACGGTGACGTGCTCTGTGTCCGGGACCAGAGGACTGGATTCACATGTGCTGCCAAGAGGGTAAGCCAAGAAAGA ATTCCTCTGAGTCACTTCAGCAGCGAGGAGGTGAGCACGTGGAGCGCTCTCAACTCGCCTCGTGTTGTGGAGCTCTTTGGGGCTGTGAGGGAGGGCCTCAACGTTGTGCTCTTCATGGACCTGAAGCCAG CATGTTTGGCCCAGCTTCTGAAAGAGATGAAGTCCCTACCAGAGGATTTGGCCCTGCACTACCTGCATCAGTCACTGGGGGCGCTAGAGCACCTGCACCACAGGAAGGTCCTCCACCTGGATGTCAAAG TTGACAATGTGCTGCTgtctgcagactgcagagacaCATTCCTCTGTGACTTTGGTCTCTCAGAGACACTCGATGACAACGGATGGAGCACCAATGCGTTCAGGG GAGCGGCGTTCCCCGGCACAGAGACCCACATGGCCCCCGAGGTGGCACGAGGGGATCAACTGTGCGCCAAGGTGGACGTGTGGAGCAGCTGCTGTATGCTACTGCACATGCTCAACGGATGCCACCCGTGGATACGCTACTACTCCCACCCGCTGTGTCTCCAG ATTGTCGATGAGCCTCCTCCTCTGTGGGAGGTGCCGTCCAACTGCAACAACTTCACGGCCAAAGTGTTCAGAGCCGGACTCCAGAAAGATCCTGACAGACGAGCGTCGGCGAAGGAGCTCCGGAGGAAAACCACCAAGGCCCTCAGAGCAGGTCGGCGTGTTACATGTTCAGGAAtcatctttatttgtataataatgatgataataaacg TTGGAGGTTTGAGTCCCTGGTCCGTCAAAAGTGCCTGTGAGAAGCTGCATCACAACAAGAGCCAGAATGAGGACGCCCCTTGCTCTTTGTCAACTAAACCATCAGCCCCGATGTACTGGGTGAGTCCCTGGAGGACCACCGCAGTGGACGAGGACAGCAATGACTCGGCGGATGGTGACTCAGACTCTGAAGTGGAGGCCGACTCCTTAACGAGGGAATGGGAGCCTAAATCCCTGCAGGATGATTACGCCGCAGACGGAAGAGACTGGGACTCCTGCTCTGGTTCAGAGGTGGATATATACATGGCAGAGGAGGAGCAAGATCAGGAGAAGTGGCTGAAGAGTGACGGGGACTATGAGGGGGACtgggaagaggaaggagatgaagaggaggaggaggaggaggaggaagagtgggACTCCTCTGTGTCTACAGGGTATCTCCGTGCTCTCCGGGGAATTTTCCCTTTGCTGCAAAAAGGCCAACAGACAAATGAGAATTCATGGGGATCAGAGCCGGAGCTGGAATACCTCCGAGACG ATGTAGCCATCGGCACCAGAATCCAGACCCCGTCCCCTGAACCTCGAGACGACCCTCCGTCCTGTTTCAGCTGCTCGGACTCATCACAGCTGGATGCCTCAGAGAAG GAGTCTGATCACTCGTCTGATGATCTGAGCTCTGGAGTCTTTTCCTCCTGCAACAGTCAGACAGACGGACACATGGAGTGGTTGACCTCAGCCAATCAGCACTCCTCGCACTGCTTCGAAG GTGTTGACATCTGGATAGAGAACGTCCAGGGCGAGTGTCTGAGGATTCGTGAACGCCGGCAGGTCAAAGTGGGACACGTTGCTATCGGAATCAGTGATCAG ATCTCAGGGAAAGCCTTCACGTTGGAGACCCTGGACAGGAAGACGGTGTCCTTTGAACAAGAGATCAGAGAGTCCTGTCTGTGGCTGCGCTGCGTTCCTGCTCCTGACAGATGTCAGCGCTGGAGGTGGAGAGTCAGAGACGGCAAGCTGGAGCTGAGAGAATGA
- the map3k14b gene encoding mitogen-activated protein kinase kinase kinase 14 isoform X4 has protein sequence MHSDREMAIPQMFNSNTPFIIVTGGSELSFLGKEDDSQGCEEEKDSLVQAIAPHLSRVMQHGTAKHMITEGRHVAEENPFVSIVAQAEREDFQEFSPTNTQCPYSRCQLLKKHRSVSMETALLSDTEDEDFDVAAKLPSLHHLQRKQRRKPRRRSQEDGEQPPIIQGLWVQEIDWLKSTGRETTSSSAEIIPPPPQFTDCSHGDSECVRGLEDVSLSDDRGDSDSDCGLEQDSDSIYTHESESDSSCAAEDATQTPDSFKARMSSLTFDRMQVSGFTSCSHSKWDSDSTGCVQSLLGVSDSSDTPSAVNASQCAFGLEDMSDIDTVLDGLRGIVTRLPKLFVSPFFRGLIKQTLNDRETSTPVNEGLIFHHLLEPSSSQYREGEEYCVLHHIQNGSYGDVLCVRDQRTGFTCAAKRIPLSHFSSEEVSTWSALNSPRVVELFGAVREGLNVVLFMDLKPACLAQLLKEMKSLPEDLALHYLHQSLGALEHLHHRKVLHLDVKVDNVLLSADCRDTFLCDFGLSETLDDNGWSTNAFRGAAFPGTETHMAPEVARGDQLCAKVDVWSSCCMLLHMLNGCHPWIRYYSHPLCLQIVDEPPPLWEVPSNCNNFTAKVFRAGLQKDPDRRASAKELRRKTTKALRAVGGLSPWSVKSACEKLHHNKSQNEDAPCSLSTKPSAPMYWVSPWRTTAVDEDSNDSADGDSDSEVEADSLTREWEPKSLQDDYAADGRDWDSCSGSEVDIYMAEEEQDQEKWLKSDGDYEGDWEEEGDEEEEEEEEEEWDSSVSTGYLRALRGIFPLLQKGQQTNENSWGSEPELEYLRDDVAIGTRIQTPSPEPRDDPPSCFSCSDSSQLDASEKESDHSSDDLSSGVFSSCNSQTDGHMEWLTSANQHSSHCFEGVDIWIENVQGECLRIRERRQVKVGHVAIGISDQISGKAFTLETLDRKTVSFEQEIRESCLWLRCVPAPDRCQRWRWRVRDGKLELRE, from the exons ATGCACAGCGACAGAGAAATGGCCATACCCCAGATGTTTAACTCCAACACGCCGTTCATCATCGTCACCGGAGGATCTGAACTCTCCTTTCTTGGCAAAGAGGACGACAGTCAGGGATGCGAGGAGGAGAAGGACTCGCTGGTCCAAGCCATCGCCCCACATCTGAGTCGGGTGATGCAGCACGGCACCGCCAAACACATGATCACCGAGGGGCGCCACGTGGCCGAGGAGAATCCCTTTGTCTCCATAGTGGCACAGGCAGAGA GAGAAGACTTTCAGGAGTTCAGTCCTACCAACACTCAGTGCCCTTACTCAAGATGTCAGCTGCTCAAAAAGCACAG GTCTGTCAGCATGGAAACCGCCCTCCTGAGTGACACGGAGGACGAGGACTTCGACGTGGCCGCCAAACTCCCATCACTCCATCACCTCCAGAGGAAACAACGCAGGAAACCCAGAAGACGGAGCCAGGAGGACGGAGAGCAACCTCCAATCATCCAGGGTCTGTGGGTGCAGGAGATTGATTGGCTGAAATCGACAGGCAGAGAGACGACGTCATCATCGGCTGAGATCATACCGCCTCCTCCTCAGTTTACTGACTGCAGCCATGGAGACTCTGAGTGTGTCAGAGGATTAGAGGATGTGTCGCTATCAGACGACAGAGGAGACTCAGACTCTGATTGCGGCCTGGAGCAggactctgactctatttacacTCACGAGAGCGAGTCAGACTCGTCCTGCGCTGCAGAGGACGCCACACAAACACCTGatagttttaaagccagaatgTCAAGTTTAACCTTTGACCGGATGCAGGTGTCCGGTTTTACCTCCTGCTCTCATTCCAAGTGGGATTCAGACTCTACAGGGTGCGTTCAAAGCCTGCTGGGAGTTTCAGATTCCAGCGACACCCCCAGCGCTGTGAATGCATCCCAGTGTGCCTTTGGTTTGGAGGACATGAGTGACATTGACACAGTTTTGGACGGCCTCAGAGGCATAGTGACGCGGCTGCCAAAGCTCTTTGTTTCACCGTTCTTTAGAGGTTTGATCAAACAGACTCTGAACGACAGGGAGACCAGCACGCCTGTCAATGAAGGACTCATATTTCACCAT CTACTCGAGCCCAGCAGCAGTCAGTACCGTGAGGGAGAGGAGTACTGCGTCCTGCACCACATCCAGAACGGCTCCTACGGTGACGTGCTCTGTGTCCGGGACCAGAGGACTGGATTCACATGTGCTGCCAAGAGG ATTCCTCTGAGTCACTTCAGCAGCGAGGAGGTGAGCACGTGGAGCGCTCTCAACTCGCCTCGTGTTGTGGAGCTCTTTGGGGCTGTGAGGGAGGGCCTCAACGTTGTGCTCTTCATGGACCTGAAGCCAG CATGTTTGGCCCAGCTTCTGAAAGAGATGAAGTCCCTACCAGAGGATTTGGCCCTGCACTACCTGCATCAGTCACTGGGGGCGCTAGAGCACCTGCACCACAGGAAGGTCCTCCACCTGGATGTCAAAG TTGACAATGTGCTGCTgtctgcagactgcagagacaCATTCCTCTGTGACTTTGGTCTCTCAGAGACACTCGATGACAACGGATGGAGCACCAATGCGTTCAGGG GAGCGGCGTTCCCCGGCACAGAGACCCACATGGCCCCCGAGGTGGCACGAGGGGATCAACTGTGCGCCAAGGTGGACGTGTGGAGCAGCTGCTGTATGCTACTGCACATGCTCAACGGATGCCACCCGTGGATACGCTACTACTCCCACCCGCTGTGTCTCCAG ATTGTCGATGAGCCTCCTCCTCTGTGGGAGGTGCCGTCCAACTGCAACAACTTCACGGCCAAAGTGTTCAGAGCCGGACTCCAGAAAGATCCTGACAGACGAGCGTCGGCGAAGGAGCTCCGGAGGAAAACCACCAAGGCCCTCAGAGCAG TTGGAGGTTTGAGTCCCTGGTCCGTCAAAAGTGCCTGTGAGAAGCTGCATCACAACAAGAGCCAGAATGAGGACGCCCCTTGCTCTTTGTCAACTAAACCATCAGCCCCGATGTACTGGGTGAGTCCCTGGAGGACCACCGCAGTGGACGAGGACAGCAATGACTCGGCGGATGGTGACTCAGACTCTGAAGTGGAGGCCGACTCCTTAACGAGGGAATGGGAGCCTAAATCCCTGCAGGATGATTACGCCGCAGACGGAAGAGACTGGGACTCCTGCTCTGGTTCAGAGGTGGATATATACATGGCAGAGGAGGAGCAAGATCAGGAGAAGTGGCTGAAGAGTGACGGGGACTATGAGGGGGACtgggaagaggaaggagatgaagaggaggaggaggaggaggaggaagagtgggACTCCTCTGTGTCTACAGGGTATCTCCGTGCTCTCCGGGGAATTTTCCCTTTGCTGCAAAAAGGCCAACAGACAAATGAGAATTCATGGGGATCAGAGCCGGAGCTGGAATACCTCCGAGACG ATGTAGCCATCGGCACCAGAATCCAGACCCCGTCCCCTGAACCTCGAGACGACCCTCCGTCCTGTTTCAGCTGCTCGGACTCATCACAGCTGGATGCCTCAGAGAAG GAGTCTGATCACTCGTCTGATGATCTGAGCTCTGGAGTCTTTTCCTCCTGCAACAGTCAGACAGACGGACACATGGAGTGGTTGACCTCAGCCAATCAGCACTCCTCGCACTGCTTCGAAG GTGTTGACATCTGGATAGAGAACGTCCAGGGCGAGTGTCTGAGGATTCGTGAACGCCGGCAGGTCAAAGTGGGACACGTTGCTATCGGAATCAGTGATCAG ATCTCAGGGAAAGCCTTCACGTTGGAGACCCTGGACAGGAAGACGGTGTCCTTTGAACAAGAGATCAGAGAGTCCTGTCTGTGGCTGCGCTGCGTTCCTGCTCCTGACAGATGTCAGCGCTGGAGGTGGAGAGTCAGAGACGGCAAGCTGGAGCTGAGAGAATGA